The Edaphobacter sp. 12200R-103 genome contains a region encoding:
- a CDS encoding DUF6527 family protein gives MMQKAERIRDRGVVQHRHAANCLLERPGDSVLVHRGVPRSLVMACPDGCGDTLTINLDPRTDKAWRFYRKRNQVSVYPSIWRDTGCLSHFIVWNHQILWCGNREEDGEVALEEPEALRERILALCTRDWQHYTELAERLDEVPWDVNRLCREMTYAPGLLVEREGKSRGFFRLR, from the coding sequence ATGATGCAGAAGGCTGAGAGGATTCGCGACAGAGGGGTGGTGCAGCACCGCCATGCTGCTAATTGTCTGTTGGAGCGTCCAGGAGACTCCGTGCTTGTCCATCGCGGTGTGCCACGTTCGCTGGTGATGGCCTGTCCGGATGGATGTGGCGACACGCTCACGATTAACCTCGATCCGCGAACAGATAAAGCATGGCGGTTCTACCGCAAGAGAAATCAAGTGTCTGTCTATCCTTCGATATGGCGGGACACAGGTTGTCTCAGTCACTTTATCGTTTGGAACCACCAGATCCTGTGGTGCGGTAATCGTGAGGAAGACGGGGAGGTTGCTCTGGAGGAACCTGAAGCTCTCCGCGAACGGATCCTTGCGCTATGCACTCGGGATTGGCAGCACTATACCGAACTGGCGGAGCGGCTCGATGAGGTGCCGTGGGATGTGAATCGCCTGTGCCGAGAGATGACCTATGCGCCGGGGCTTTTGGTCGAGAGAGAAGGTAAGAGCCGGGGATTTTTTCGGCTAAGGTGA